The Corvus moneduloides isolate bCorMon1 chromosome 5, bCorMon1.pri, whole genome shotgun sequence genome includes a region encoding these proteins:
- the LZTS3 gene encoding leucine zipper putative tumor suppressor 3 isoform X1, which produces MATLETLPVLSDPAYPSPENFHGFAPRYSQTIPKSAMGSVGSGVANDQEFAMKSVGTRTQSSGRQTEGPRNGYSTREISNRYSGEEKTYKSEKVSNSLYINGDLRKSEKVKMDICGNVTTNNEKNLPPPPQYREPSNPPKILPISGKLDQSNEPLVRPSAFKPVVPKNFHSMQNLCPPQSNGMAENRKSLNHANSNSPSAPKGGLDKSSLNRTTNQGGGLSDSGRNSLTSLPTYGTGYSQHVGPMSASTSHINRIGTTYVEKNIVGYNGISTSDSGRSSSKSTSSFNRLNHLNETMPFHSPSTDDIIQDLEDRLWEKEQEVLQMRRNLDKSEAAIFQVFEEKQKIWEREMEDLRQNYANKLQQVSKKAQRAQQALQLQIFKLQQEKKKLQDDMGQLLQQREELEKKFVAFKKEQAEFLPKIEETKWEVCQKAGEISLLKQQLKDSQADVSQKLNEIVGLRSQLKEGKNFLREKEEQILTLKDSYSSKSVNLEICESELQRKMSEVQVLREKLNHCELEVSGLKRTLASMGPAGPFGGDLGEKLRDPLACESDEAKMQRQSEDSVNTLRREVERLQTELKLERQQREQQVMDFEEERRTWQEEKEKVIKYQKQLQLNYVEMYQKNQLLEHKVNEMNTKTTSPPHTEEKKTWTPSRLERIESTEI; this is translated from the exons AGACGCTGCCCGTCCTCAGTGACCCGGCCTACCCCAGCCCAGAGAACTTCCACGGCTTCGCCCCCCGCTATTCCCAGACCATCCCCAAGAGCGCCATGGGGAGCGTGGGCAGCGGAGTGGCCAACGACCAGGAGTTCGCCATGAAGAGCGTGGGCACCCGGACGCAGAGCAGTGGCCGGCAGACGGAGGGGCCCCGCAACGGCTACTCCACGCGGGAGATCTCCAACCGCTACTCCGGCGAGGAGAAGACCTACAAGTCGGAGAAAGTCTCCAACTCTCTCTACATCAACGGCGACCTGCGCAAGAGCGAGAAGGTGAAGATGGACATCTGCGGCAACGTGACCACCAACAACGAGAAGAACCTGCCGCCACCTCCCCAGTACCGAGAGCCCAGTAACCCACCAAAGATTTTGCCAATCTCCGGCAAACTAGACCAG agCAATGAGCCCTTAGTTAGACCCTCAGCCTTTAAACCAGTAGTTCCTAAAAACTTCCATTCCATGCAGAACCTCTGCCCGCCGCAGAGCAACGGGAtggcagagaacagaaagagcTTGAACCATGCCAACAGCAATAGCCCGTCCGCACCCAAGGGTGGACTCGACAAGAGCAGCCTTAACAGGACTACAAACCAAGGGGGGGGGCTCTCGGATTCGGGCCGTAACTCGCTAACGAGCCTGCCCACCTACGGGACGGGCTACAGCCAGCACGTGGGCCCCATGAGCGCCTCCACGAGCCACATCAACCGCATCGGGACCACCTACGTGGAGAAGAACATCGTGGGATACAACGGGATATCTACCTCAGACAGCGGGCGGTCCTCGAGCAAGAGCACCTCGTCCTTCAACAGACTGAACCATCTCAACGAAACGATGCCTTTCCACTCGCCCTCGACCGACGACATCATCCAGGACCTGGAGGACCGGCtgtgggagaaggagcaggaggtgctccagatGCGGCGGAACTTGGACAAGAGCGAGGCGGCCATCTTCCAGGTGTTCGAGGAGAAGCAGAAGATCTGGGAGAGGGAGATGGAGGACCTGAGGCAGAACTATGCCAACAAGTTGCAGCAGGTCTCCAAAAAGGCGCAGCGGGCTCagcaggctctgcagctccaaatCTTCAAGctccagcaggagaaaaaaaaactccaGGACGACATGGGACAACTCCTCCAGCAAcgagaggagctggagaagaaatTTGTGGCTTTCAAGAAGGAGCAGGCTGAGTTTCTCCCGAAGATTGAAGAGACCAAGTGGGAG GTTTGCCAGAAGGCAGGTGAGatctccctgctcaagcagcagctgaaggactCCCAAGCTGACGTCTCCCAGAAGCTCAACGAGATTGTGGGACTGCGGTCGCAGCTCAAGGAAGGTAAGAACTTCCTACGGGAGAAAGAGGAGCAGATCCTCACCCTGAAGGACTCCTACAGCTCCAAGAGCGTCAACCTGGAGATCTGCGAGAGCGAGCTGCAGCGGAAGATGAGCGAGGTCCAGGTgctgagggaaaagctgaaCCACTGTGAGCTGGAGGTCTCCGGCCTGAAGCGGACACTTGCCAGCATGGGACCTGCGGGGCCTTTTGGCGGGGACCTCGGGGAGAAGCTGCGGGACCCGCTGGCCTGCGAGAGCGACGAGGCCAAGATGCAGCGGCAGAGCGAGGACAGCGTGAACACCCTGCGCAGGGAGGTGGAGCGGCTCCAGACGGAGCTGAAGCTGGagcggcagcagcgggagcagcAGGTGATGGACTTCGAGGAGGAGCGGCGCACgtggcaggaggagaaggagaaagtcATCAAGtaccagaagcagctgcagctgaactACGTGGAGATGTACCAGAAGAACCAGCTCCTGGAGCACAAGGTCAACGAGATGAACACAAAGACCACCAGCCCCCCGCACACCGAGGAGAAGAAGACATGGACTCCCTCCAGACTCGAGCGAATAGAGTCCACCGAGATCTGA
- the LZTS3 gene encoding leucine zipper putative tumor suppressor 3 isoform X2, with protein MATLETLPVLSDPAYPSPENFHGFAPRYSQTIPKSAMGSVGSGVANDQEFAMKSVGTRTQSSGRQTEGPRNGYSTREISNRYSGEEKTYKSEKVSNSLYINGDLRKSEKVKMDICGNVTTNNEKNLPPPPQYREPSNPPKILPISGKLDQNLCPPQSNGMAENRKSLNHANSNSPSAPKGGLDKSSLNRTTNQGGGLSDSGRNSLTSLPTYGTGYSQHVGPMSASTSHINRIGTTYVEKNIVGYNGISTSDSGRSSSKSTSSFNRLNHLNETMPFHSPSTDDIIQDLEDRLWEKEQEVLQMRRNLDKSEAAIFQVFEEKQKIWEREMEDLRQNYANKLQQVSKKAQRAQQALQLQIFKLQQEKKKLQDDMGQLLQQREELEKKFVAFKKEQAEFLPKIEETKWEVCQKAGEISLLKQQLKDSQADVSQKLNEIVGLRSQLKEGKNFLREKEEQILTLKDSYSSKSVNLEICESELQRKMSEVQVLREKLNHCELEVSGLKRTLASMGPAGPFGGDLGEKLRDPLACESDEAKMQRQSEDSVNTLRREVERLQTELKLERQQREQQVMDFEEERRTWQEEKEKVIKYQKQLQLNYVEMYQKNQLLEHKVNEMNTKTTSPPHTEEKKTWTPSRLERIESTEI; from the exons AGACGCTGCCCGTCCTCAGTGACCCGGCCTACCCCAGCCCAGAGAACTTCCACGGCTTCGCCCCCCGCTATTCCCAGACCATCCCCAAGAGCGCCATGGGGAGCGTGGGCAGCGGAGTGGCCAACGACCAGGAGTTCGCCATGAAGAGCGTGGGCACCCGGACGCAGAGCAGTGGCCGGCAGACGGAGGGGCCCCGCAACGGCTACTCCACGCGGGAGATCTCCAACCGCTACTCCGGCGAGGAGAAGACCTACAAGTCGGAGAAAGTCTCCAACTCTCTCTACATCAACGGCGACCTGCGCAAGAGCGAGAAGGTGAAGATGGACATCTGCGGCAACGTGACCACCAACAACGAGAAGAACCTGCCGCCACCTCCCCAGTACCGAGAGCCCAGTAACCCACCAAAGATTTTGCCAATCTCCGGCAAACTAGACCAG AACCTCTGCCCGCCGCAGAGCAACGGGAtggcagagaacagaaagagcTTGAACCATGCCAACAGCAATAGCCCGTCCGCACCCAAGGGTGGACTCGACAAGAGCAGCCTTAACAGGACTACAAACCAAGGGGGGGGGCTCTCGGATTCGGGCCGTAACTCGCTAACGAGCCTGCCCACCTACGGGACGGGCTACAGCCAGCACGTGGGCCCCATGAGCGCCTCCACGAGCCACATCAACCGCATCGGGACCACCTACGTGGAGAAGAACATCGTGGGATACAACGGGATATCTACCTCAGACAGCGGGCGGTCCTCGAGCAAGAGCACCTCGTCCTTCAACAGACTGAACCATCTCAACGAAACGATGCCTTTCCACTCGCCCTCGACCGACGACATCATCCAGGACCTGGAGGACCGGCtgtgggagaaggagcaggaggtgctccagatGCGGCGGAACTTGGACAAGAGCGAGGCGGCCATCTTCCAGGTGTTCGAGGAGAAGCAGAAGATCTGGGAGAGGGAGATGGAGGACCTGAGGCAGAACTATGCCAACAAGTTGCAGCAGGTCTCCAAAAAGGCGCAGCGGGCTCagcaggctctgcagctccaaatCTTCAAGctccagcaggagaaaaaaaaactccaGGACGACATGGGACAACTCCTCCAGCAAcgagaggagctggagaagaaatTTGTGGCTTTCAAGAAGGAGCAGGCTGAGTTTCTCCCGAAGATTGAAGAGACCAAGTGGGAG GTTTGCCAGAAGGCAGGTGAGatctccctgctcaagcagcagctgaaggactCCCAAGCTGACGTCTCCCAGAAGCTCAACGAGATTGTGGGACTGCGGTCGCAGCTCAAGGAAGGTAAGAACTTCCTACGGGAGAAAGAGGAGCAGATCCTCACCCTGAAGGACTCCTACAGCTCCAAGAGCGTCAACCTGGAGATCTGCGAGAGCGAGCTGCAGCGGAAGATGAGCGAGGTCCAGGTgctgagggaaaagctgaaCCACTGTGAGCTGGAGGTCTCCGGCCTGAAGCGGACACTTGCCAGCATGGGACCTGCGGGGCCTTTTGGCGGGGACCTCGGGGAGAAGCTGCGGGACCCGCTGGCCTGCGAGAGCGACGAGGCCAAGATGCAGCGGCAGAGCGAGGACAGCGTGAACACCCTGCGCAGGGAGGTGGAGCGGCTCCAGACGGAGCTGAAGCTGGagcggcagcagcgggagcagcAGGTGATGGACTTCGAGGAGGAGCGGCGCACgtggcaggaggagaaggagaaagtcATCAAGtaccagaagcagctgcagctgaactACGTGGAGATGTACCAGAAGAACCAGCTCCTGGAGCACAAGGTCAACGAGATGAACACAAAGACCACCAGCCCCCCGCACACCGAGGAGAAGAAGACATGGACTCCCTCCAGACTCGAGCGAATAGAGTCCACCGAGATCTGA